In Syntrophales bacterium, one genomic interval encodes:
- the gyrB gene encoding DNA topoisomerase (ATP-hydrolyzing) subunit B codes for MSEGYLADNIKVLGGLEAVRKRPAMYIGSTSKDGLHHLVYEVVDNSVDEASAGYCDSIEVKIRIDNSIMVSDNGRGIPVDRHKTENVSAAEVVMTKLHAGAKFSNDSYKISGGLHGVGVSVVNALSSSLELEIWRDGKVYRQEYERGVPRAPLKETGTTRRRGTKITFTPDKDIFDNIDYSFDVLSNRLRELAFLNRGVKIVLKDERSEKVNEFFYKGGIVSFVDYLNRNKKPLHKKPIYISGEREDFQVELALQYNDSYMENVFSYANSINTTEGGTHLIGFRSALTRVINSYAFSAGLLKNGKMSLKGEDVREGLACVISVKLRQPQFEGQTKTKLGNSDVKGLVEAVVYEKMSVFFEENPAVARQIVSKSTEAARAREAARRARELTRRKSSLEVSALPGKLADCQEKDPALSELYIVEGDSAGGSAKQGRDRRNQAILPLRGKLLNVEKARFDKMLGNNEIKVIITALGTGIGEDDFDISRLRYHKVVIMTDADIDGLHIRTLLLTFFFRYMRELIERGFLYIAQPPLFRVLDNKKVIYIGNEEEMERYILENGVRKAHLENESGVRLAGSRLLAILRKGMRIDTILDKFHRTGKNRRVVELLAGDPIFSVTDFSDRDVLMKLGKRIAGAIGDEVRTYWTEDDLEHGGWRLLFNIRENGSDNMTWIDRDIFAQPKFAETRALLKQTEPLGEPPYRVFEGTRADDASGTPVHTMKQLIDSIVRIGKKGFSLQRYKGLGEMNPEQLWETTMDPERRTLLQVKIEDAVAADLIFSTLMGDQVEPRREFIYENALNVSNLDV; via the coding sequence GTGTCTGAAGGATATCTTGCTGATAATATTAAAGTACTTGGAGGACTTGAGGCGGTTCGCAAGCGTCCCGCCATGTATATCGGAAGTACATCGAAAGATGGACTCCACCATCTTGTCTACGAAGTCGTGGATAACAGTGTTGACGAGGCTTCGGCGGGGTACTGCGACAGTATCGAAGTCAAAATCAGGATCGACAACAGTATCATGGTGAGTGACAACGGACGAGGCATCCCTGTCGATAGGCACAAGACTGAAAACGTCTCAGCCGCGGAGGTTGTCATGACGAAACTTCACGCGGGGGCAAAGTTCAGTAACGACAGCTATAAAATATCCGGTGGCCTGCATGGTGTCGGCGTCTCTGTGGTGAATGCCCTGTCCAGTTCACTGGAACTCGAAATCTGGCGGGATGGCAAGGTGTACCGCCAGGAATACGAGCGGGGTGTCCCGCGGGCGCCACTGAAAGAAACGGGCACAACTCGCCGGCGGGGAACGAAAATCACCTTCACGCCGGACAAAGACATATTCGATAATATTGACTACAGCTTTGATGTATTGTCCAACCGTTTGAGAGAACTTGCCTTTTTGAACCGAGGAGTAAAAATTGTTCTGAAGGACGAACGGAGCGAGAAGGTAAACGAGTTTTTTTACAAAGGAGGAATTGTCTCTTTTGTTGATTACCTGAACCGAAACAAAAAACCGCTTCACAAAAAACCGATCTATATCAGTGGGGAGCGTGAAGACTTCCAGGTCGAACTGGCTCTTCAATACAACGATTCCTACATGGAAAATGTGTTTTCCTATGCCAACAGTATCAATACTACCGAGGGCGGGACACACCTTATAGGATTCAGGTCTGCCCTGACGCGGGTGATCAATTCTTATGCTTTCAGTGCGGGACTTCTGAAAAACGGAAAGATGTCTCTCAAGGGTGAGGATGTGAGGGAAGGCCTGGCCTGTGTTATCAGCGTCAAGTTACGGCAACCACAGTTCGAGGGTCAGACAAAGACGAAACTCGGAAACAGCGATGTCAAAGGTCTCGTTGAAGCGGTCGTGTATGAGAAAATGAGCGTTTTTTTTGAAGAAAATCCAGCCGTGGCCCGCCAAATCGTTTCGAAGTCAACCGAGGCCGCCCGTGCCCGTGAGGCCGCCCGCCGCGCCCGGGAGCTTACACGAAGAAAATCGTCTCTCGAAGTATCGGCCCTTCCGGGAAAACTGGCTGACTGCCAAGAGAAGGACCCGGCTCTCAGTGAACTGTATATCGTGGAGGGTGATTCGGCAGGCGGATCGGCAAAACAGGGCAGGGATCGCCGGAACCAGGCCATTCTTCCCCTTCGAGGTAAATTACTCAATGTCGAAAAGGCACGATTTGACAAAATGTTGGGAAACAATGAGATCAAGGTCATCATCACCGCCCTGGGAACGGGTATCGGTGAGGATGATTTCGATATAAGCAGGCTCAGGTATCACAAGGTAGTTATCATGACCGACGCCGACATTGACGGGCTGCACATACGAACACTGCTGCTCACCTTCTTTTTCCGGTACATGAGGGAACTTATCGAACGGGGTTTTCTCTATATAGCCCAACCGCCTCTCTTTCGGGTCCTGGACAACAAAAAAGTCATATATATCGGAAACGAGGAGGAAATGGAGCGGTATATTCTTGAAAACGGCGTCCGGAAAGCACACCTGGAGAATGAAAGCGGCGTTCGCTTGGCCGGTTCCCGGCTTCTTGCGATACTCAGAAAGGGAATGCGGATCGATACTATTCTCGACAAGTTCCACCGCACGGGAAAAAACAGGAGGGTCGTTGAACTCCTGGCCGGAGACCCCATTTTTTCTGTAACGGATTTTTCCGACCGCGATGTTCTGATGAAACTGGGAAAAAGAATAGCCGGCGCTATCGGCGACGAGGTCCGGACATACTGGACAGAGGATGATCTCGAACATGGCGGCTGGAGACTTCTCTTCAACATCAGGGAAAACGGAAGCGACAACATGACCTGGATAGACAGGGATATTTTTGCGCAGCCGAAATTTGCGGAAACGCGAGCCCTCCTCAAACAGACGGAACCGCTTGGCGAACCTCCCTACCGCGTCTTTGAAGGAACGCGAGCCGACGATGCTTCAGGGACTCCTGTTCACACGATGAAACAGCTCATCGACTCAATTGTCCGGATCGGTAAAAAAGGATTCTCCCTCCAGCGCTACAAAGGTCTTGGTGAAATGAATCCCGAGCAATTGTGGGAAACCACGATGGACCCCGAGCGTCGAACCCTGCTCCAGGTAAAGATTGAAGATGCCGTGGCGGCGGATCTGATTTTTTCAACCCTCATGGGAGATCAGGTCGAACCGAGACGAGAGTTTATTTACGAAAATGCCCTGAACGTGTCAAATCTTGATGTGTAA